A genomic region of Leptolyngbya sp. NIES-2104 contains the following coding sequences:
- the rppA gene encoding two-component system response regulator RppA — translation MLILFAEDDTAQLEPIQSALMKAGHVVDGVEDGETALWLTTTKAYDLLILDWMLPKLSGVAVCQRYRQAGKTAPVLMLTAKDTTFDKVTGLDAGADDYLVKPIDIVELLARVRALGRRSPLWQGETLQLGSLQLHLTHLTIERNQATIQLSGREFQLMEFLMRHPRQVLSHDQIEQALWGWGSEPESNAVTTLVRRLRQRLEAVNAKDWLETVYGIGYRLNAVE, via the coding sequence ATGCTGATCCTGTTTGCCGAGGACGATACAGCCCAGCTAGAACCGATCCAGTCCGCCTTAATGAAAGCGGGTCACGTGGTCGATGGGGTCGAAGATGGGGAAACGGCTTTATGGCTAACGACCACGAAAGCGTATGATTTGCTGATTCTCGATTGGATGTTACCCAAACTCAGCGGCGTTGCGGTCTGTCAAAGATATCGACAAGCCGGAAAAACGGCTCCGGTGTTGATGCTGACGGCAAAAGACACCACCTTCGATAAAGTTACGGGACTCGATGCGGGTGCGGATGATTATTTAGTCAAGCCGATCGATATTGTGGAACTCCTTGCACGAGTGAGAGCGTTAGGACGACGCTCACCGTTATGGCAGGGGGAAACGCTACAGTTAGGAAGCTTACAGTTGCATCTGACTCATTTAACGATCGAGCGCAATCAAGCCACGATTCAACTGTCTGGGCGCGAATTTCAACTGATGGAATTTCTCATGCGCCATCCGCGTCAGGTGCTTTCTCATGACCAGATTGAACAAGCGCTCTGGGGTTGGGGTAGTGAACCCGAAAGTAATGCTGTCACCACGTTAGTTCGACGATTGCGGCAACGATTAGAAGCGGTGAATGCGAAAGATTGGCTCGAAACAGTGTACGGGATTGGGTATCGCTTG
- a CDS encoding pentapeptide repeat-containing protein, protein MSAMKGLICSVIVLFASWMMFASPVFALDYNRESLIGRDFSGQDLTDSEFTKANMRESNLSHAYLVGVRFFATNLERANLEGADLRNSVLDSARLVRANLKDANLEGAFAANTKFEGATIDGADFTDVELRPDVQKMLCAAATGTNPTTGRETRETLYCD, encoded by the coding sequence ATGAGTGCTATGAAAGGCTTAATTTGCTCCGTGATTGTTTTGTTTGCCTCTTGGATGATGTTCGCATCGCCTGTTTTTGCGCTCGATTACAACCGAGAATCTCTCATTGGCAGGGATTTTTCTGGTCAGGATTTGACCGATTCAGAGTTCACAAAAGCCAATATGCGCGAAAGTAATTTGAGTCATGCCTATTTAGTCGGAGTGCGATTTTTTGCGACCAACTTAGAACGGGCGAATTTAGAAGGGGCAGATTTGCGAAACAGTGTGCTCGATTCGGCGCGGCTCGTTCGTGCAAATTTGAAAGATGCGAATTTAGAAGGGGCATTTGCGGCGAATACGAAATTTGAGGGAGCTACGATCGACGGTGCTGATTTTACCGATGTGGAACTAAGACCCGATGTACAAAAAATGCTTTGTGCAGCGGCAACCGGAACCAATCCCACAACCGGACGCGAAACCCGTGAAACGCTGTATTGCGATTAG
- a CDS encoding YraN family protein, producing the protein MDLPNSTSDLGTLGETFVAEWLQSQGAIVLAHQWNCRSGELDLVVKTADEIIAFVEVKTRSRGNWDSDGALSITLTKQRKILTAAQLFLLKHPEFENLPCRFDVALVRYTKKRGNPPTPATSPHLTKNQFSLQDYICNAFD; encoded by the coding sequence GTGGATCTGCCGAATTCGACATCTGATCTAGGCACATTGGGCGAAACCTTTGTTGCAGAATGGCTTCAGTCGCAAGGCGCGATCGTACTCGCTCATCAGTGGAATTGTCGATCGGGCGAACTCGATTTAGTCGTGAAAACCGCAGATGAAATCATTGCCTTTGTCGAAGTCAAAACGCGCAGTCGCGGCAACTGGGATAGTGACGGTGCTTTGTCGATTACGCTGACCAAACAAAGAAAAATCCTCACCGCTGCTCAGTTATTTCTCCTCAAGCACCCTGAATTTGAAAATCTTCCCTGTCGCTTTGATGTTGCTTTGGTGCGTTACACAAAAAAAAGGGGAAATCCGCCCACTCCGGCGACTTCCCCCCACCTCACCAAAAATCAGTTCTCACTTCAAGACTACATTTGCAATGCTTTCGACTAA
- the queA gene encoding tRNA preQ1(34) S-adenosylmethionine ribosyltransferase-isomerase QueA has translation MEADQLLSAYDYDLPEDRIAQNPATPRDSARLLVIANQAEHRHQVFQDLDEILRPGDLLVLNNTQVIPARLHGHKTTGTEVEILLLEEHEQNQWLALVKPGRRLKPGNQIVFDPQMETEVELSASILSSDPETRGRILQFEASNGRSLLEVIDHFGEVPLPPYIQETEAEPDRYQTVYADRLGAVAAPTAGLHFTPELLERLDQKGIDRAFITLHVGVGTFRPVEVEDITQHQMHGEWIEVSPETVEKIRETKAKGGRVIAVGTTVVRSLEGASQSGQLEPYCGKTNLFIYPGYQWKTVDGMITNFHLPKSSLLMLVSALIGRERLLALYQEAIENHYRFYSFGDAMLILPDARSN, from the coding sequence GTGGAAGCTGATCAACTCCTTTCGGCTTACGATTATGATTTACCTGAAGACCGGATCGCCCAAAACCCTGCTACACCTAGGGACAGCGCTCGGTTACTGGTGATTGCAAATCAAGCTGAACACCGTCACCAAGTCTTTCAAGACCTCGACGAAATCCTTCGTCCTGGAGATTTACTTGTTCTAAATAATACTCAAGTCATTCCTGCACGATTGCATGGTCATAAAACGACGGGGACAGAGGTTGAAATTCTTCTACTTGAAGAACATGAACAGAATCAATGGTTAGCACTCGTCAAACCCGGAAGGCGACTCAAACCTGGAAATCAGATTGTCTTTGATCCGCAAATGGAAACAGAGGTGGAACTGAGTGCTTCGATTTTGTCGAGCGATCCGGAAACACGCGGCAGGATTCTACAGTTTGAAGCCTCGAATGGTCGATCGCTGTTAGAAGTGATTGATCATTTCGGTGAAGTTCCTTTGCCGCCGTATATTCAGGAAACCGAAGCCGAACCCGATCGCTATCAGACTGTGTACGCCGATCGGCTGGGTGCGGTTGCGGCTCCGACTGCTGGTTTACACTTCACACCTGAACTGTTAGAGCGCTTAGACCAAAAAGGCATCGATCGAGCATTCATCACGCTGCATGTCGGTGTGGGAACATTCCGACCTGTAGAAGTGGAGGACATTACCCAACATCAAATGCACGGGGAATGGATCGAAGTTTCGCCGGAAACGGTTGAGAAGATTCGAGAAACGAAAGCAAAAGGCGGCAGAGTCATCGCAGTTGGAACGACCGTTGTTCGATCGCTTGAAGGGGCATCTCAATCCGGTCAGCTTGAACCGTACTGCGGTAAAACGAATCTCTTCATCTATCCCGGTTATCAATGGAAGACCGTGGATGGAATGATCACGAACTTTCACTTACCAAAGTCCAGCTTATTGATGCTTGTCAGTGCATTAATCGGACGAGAGCGATTGTTAGCTCTGTATCAAGAAGCGATCGAGAACCACTATCGATTTTATTCTTTTGGAGACGCAATGTTGATTCTACCGGATGCCCGATCAAACTAG
- a CDS encoding acetolactate synthase large subunit, with translation MNTAELLVRCLEAEGVEYIFGLPGEENLHVLEALQGSSIRFITTRHEQGAAFMADVYGRLTGRAGVCLSTLGPGATNLMTGVADANLDRAPLVAITGQVGTDRMHIESHQYLDLVAMFAPVTKWNAQIVRPSNTAEIVRKAFKIAQTEKPGAVHIDLPENIAAMPVTGKPLLCDNIEKSFASFRSIEKAAAAINDAVNPLILVGNGAIRGAASEMLTKFATRLNIPVANTFMGKGVIPYPHPLALWAVGLQQRDYISCGFDQADLVIAIGYDLIEYSPKKWNPEGNIPVIHIGSTPAEVDSSYMPLAEVVGEISDSLQEILYRCDRDGKPDPHALSLRPEIRSDYSQYANDEGFPIKPQKLIYDLRQVMGADDIVISDVGAHKMWMARHYHCHRPNTCIISNGFAAMGIAIPGAIAAKLVHPDRKIVAVTGDGGFMMNCQELETALRVGTAFVTIIFNDGGYGLIEWKQENHFGHSSFIKFGNPDFVKFAESMGLKGYRVQSVDQLIPTLKEALDQEVPAVIDCPVDYRENLRFTQRAGDLSCAI, from the coding sequence ATGAACACCGCAGAACTATTAGTCCGATGTCTAGAAGCCGAAGGCGTGGAATACATCTTTGGTCTACCTGGAGAAGAAAACCTTCATGTCTTAGAAGCCCTCCAAGGTTCATCAATTCGATTCATCACGACGCGACACGAACAAGGTGCGGCATTCATGGCAGATGTCTACGGACGACTCACCGGAAGAGCAGGCGTATGTTTATCCACACTCGGTCCAGGTGCCACCAATCTCATGACTGGGGTCGCAGATGCAAACCTCGATCGTGCTCCCTTAGTGGCGATTACCGGGCAAGTCGGAACCGATCGAATGCACATCGAATCTCATCAATATCTTGATTTGGTTGCAATGTTCGCACCTGTGACGAAGTGGAATGCTCAAATTGTGCGACCGAGTAATACTGCTGAGATTGTTCGCAAAGCTTTCAAGATTGCTCAAACCGAAAAGCCCGGAGCCGTTCACATTGATTTGCCCGAAAATATTGCAGCAATGCCTGTGACTGGAAAGCCGCTTCTCTGTGACAACATCGAAAAATCTTTTGCTTCATTCCGCAGTATCGAAAAAGCTGCGGCTGCGATCAATGATGCTGTCAATCCGTTGATCTTAGTCGGTAATGGTGCGATTCGAGGGGCTGCGAGTGAGATGCTCACTAAATTTGCGACTCGATTAAATATTCCTGTAGCAAATACCTTCATGGGCAAAGGCGTGATTCCTTATCCGCATCCGTTGGCACTTTGGGCAGTGGGACTACAACAACGAGACTATATTAGCTGTGGATTTGATCAAGCAGATTTAGTGATTGCGATCGGCTATGACTTGATCGAATACTCGCCGAAGAAATGGAACCCAGAAGGCAACATTCCCGTGATTCATATCGGTAGCACTCCGGCTGAAGTCGATAGTAGCTATATGCCACTTGCAGAAGTCGTGGGCGAAATTTCTGACTCATTGCAAGAGATTTTGTATCGATGCGATCGCGATGGTAAACCTGATCCTCATGCGCTCAGTTTGCGTCCTGAAATTCGCAGCGATTATTCTCAATACGCGAATGATGAAGGCTTCCCGATCAAACCTCAGAAGCTAATTTACGACTTGCGGCAAGTGATGGGAGCCGATGACATTGTGATTTCTGATGTGGGCGCACATAAGATGTGGATGGCTCGACACTATCACTGTCATCGCCCGAATACTTGCATTATCTCGAATGGATTTGCGGCGATGGGGATTGCGATTCCGGGAGCGATTGCGGCGAAGTTGGTACATCCCGATCGTAAAATTGTGGCTGTGACCGGAGACGGTGGCTTTATGATGAACTGTCAGGAGCTAGAAACCGCGCTCAGAGTTGGAACCGCTTTTGTGACGATTATCTTTAATGATGGTGGCTATGGCTTGATCGAATGGAAGCAAGAAAACCATTTTGGACATTCCTCGTTTATTAAGTTTGGCAATCCAGATTTCGTTAAATTTGCAGAAAGTATGGGCTTGAAAGGCTATCGAGTGCAATCGGTTGATCAATTGATTCCAACTTTGAAAGAAGCGCTTGATCAAGAGGTTCCCGCTGTGATTGATTGCCCGGTGGACTATCGGGAGAACTTGCGCTTTACCCAAAGAGCAGGCGACTTGAGTTGTGCAATTTAG
- a CDS encoding NAD-dependent succinate-semialdehyde dehydrogenase, producing MPIATTNPVTGEVLKTFDALSDAEIDTKIGVAHSQFLKYRSIPMSQRAEWLLAAADLLEKERDRFGELITLEMGKPIKAAISEVEKSASVCRFYAEKAAEFLADVPIQTEASSSFVRYQPLGVILAVMPWNFPFWQVFRFAAPALMAGNVGLLKHASNVPQSALAIEEILTRAGFPPGAFQTLLVGADQVAGIVEDDRVKAATLTGSEPAGASLASITGKQIKKVVLELGGSDPFIVMASADLDQAVKTAVTARMLNNGQSCIAAKRFIVVEEIADEFIDRLVEQYKALKIGDPMLPDTDIGPLATPGILQDLDQQVQTSIQQGAKVLIGGEPIRDRPGNFYPPTILTDIPKGCLAEYDEFFGPVALVFRVPELESAIARANDSPFGLGASAWTQDEKERDRLIQEIEAGSVFVNGMVKSDVKLPFGGIKRSGFGRELGREGILEFVNVKTVWVK from the coding sequence ATGCCGATCGCAACAACCAACCCTGTAACCGGAGAAGTGCTGAAGACCTTTGATGCTCTGTCTGATGCTGAAATCGATACTAAAATTGGCGTTGCTCATTCACAGTTTCTCAAGTATCGATCAATTCCAATGAGTCAGCGTGCAGAATGGCTCTTAGCAGCAGCAGATTTGTTAGAGAAAGAGCGCGATCGCTTCGGTGAATTGATTACGCTCGAAATGGGCAAACCAATCAAAGCCGCGATCTCTGAAGTGGAAAAATCAGCTTCAGTCTGTCGCTTCTACGCAGAAAAGGCGGCTGAATTCCTTGCAGATGTGCCAATTCAAACCGAGGCATCATCAAGCTTTGTTCGCTATCAACCGTTAGGCGTGATTCTAGCGGTGATGCCGTGGAATTTCCCATTTTGGCAAGTGTTCCGGTTTGCGGCTCCTGCACTAATGGCGGGAAATGTTGGATTGTTGAAACATGCCTCGAACGTTCCGCAATCGGCACTGGCGATCGAAGAAATCTTGACTCGTGCTGGCTTTCCGCCCGGAGCCTTTCAAACCTTGTTAGTCGGAGCGGATCAAGTCGCTGGCATTGTCGAAGACGATCGTGTCAAAGCGGCAACCTTAACCGGGAGTGAACCCGCTGGAGCGAGTCTCGCCTCGATCACAGGCAAGCAAATTAAGAAAGTCGTTCTAGAACTCGGTGGTAGCGATCCGTTTATTGTGATGGCGAGTGCGGATCTGGATCAAGCCGTGAAAACTGCTGTCACTGCTCGAATGCTCAACAATGGACAATCTTGTATTGCAGCAAAGCGATTTATTGTTGTGGAGGAAATTGCAGATGAGTTTATCGATCGCTTAGTCGAACAATACAAAGCGTTGAAAATCGGCGATCCAATGTTACCGGATACAGACATTGGACCTTTAGCCACACCCGGAATTTTGCAGGACTTAGATCAGCAGGTTCAAACTTCGATTCAACAAGGTGCAAAGGTTCTGATCGGCGGGGAACCGATTCGCGATCGACCCGGTAATTTCTATCCACCCACCATTCTGACGGACATTCCCAAAGGCTGTTTGGCAGAGTATGACGAGTTTTTTGGTCCAGTTGCGTTAGTGTTTCGCGTACCGGAGCTAGAAAGTGCGATCGCTCGTGCGAATGATTCTCCGTTTGGACTCGGTGCGAGTGCTTGGACGCAGGATGAAAAAGAACGCGATCGACTGATTCAGGAAATCGAGGCGGGATCAGTGTTTGTGAATGGCATGGTCAAGTCAGATGTTAAGTTGCCGTTTGGGGGAATTAAGCGATCGGGTTTCGGACGAGAACTGGGACGCGAAGGCATTCTAGAGTTCGTCAATGTCAAAACTGTCTGGGTGAAATAG
- a CDS encoding response regulator: MNLERSLNQPIVLAVDDNLDNLVLLEFQLASVSDCAVVTATTGEAALHMAEHNQPDLILLDILLPDISGIEVAQRLKQSPATANIPIVALTALARTEDRDRILNSGCIDCLTKPYDLDDLQTVVTHHLSLSCSPL; this comes from the coding sequence ATGAATTTGGAAAGGTCATTAAATCAGCCGATCGTGCTTGCTGTAGACGATAATCTCGACAATTTGGTACTACTCGAATTTCAGCTTGCCTCAGTCAGTGATTGTGCAGTTGTGACGGCGACAACAGGCGAAGCAGCACTCCACATGGCAGAACACAACCAGCCTGATCTGATTTTGCTTGACATTTTACTGCCTGATATCAGCGGCATCGAAGTGGCTCAACGATTAAAACAATCTCCAGCTACCGCAAACATCCCGATCGTGGCTTTGACTGCACTCGCTAGAACGGAAGATCGCGATCGCATTCTCAATTCTGGCTGTATCGACTGCCTCACCAAGCCCTACGATCTGGATGACTTACAGACTGTCGTTACTCATCATCTGTCGCTGTCGTGTTCTCCTCTCTAA
- a CDS encoding DUF2294 domain-containing protein, translating to MTSTGLPTRGQLERTLSQRVQAFYRTQLGHQPSRVQCHIADGKVVIVLEDSITKPEKLLLETGQEELAERVHNDLDKALHPQLTELIEEIVGVKVIDILSDATFDTGRSGTIVVLEEAPQLRESQARRFREENTTATDDE from the coding sequence ATGACTTCTACTGGTTTACCCACTCGCGGACAATTGGAGCGCACCCTATCTCAGCGAGTGCAAGCCTTTTACCGAACCCAATTAGGACACCAACCCAGCCGCGTTCAGTGTCACATTGCAGATGGCAAAGTGGTGATTGTGCTGGAAGATTCAATTACAAAACCTGAAAAGCTGCTGCTAGAAACCGGACAAGAAGAACTTGCAGAAAGAGTCCATAATGACTTAGACAAGGCTTTACATCCGCAATTAACAGAACTGATTGAAGAGATTGTCGGTGTAAAAGTGATTGATATCTTAAGCGATGCCACCTTTGATACGGGGCGGAGTGGTACGATCGTGGTTTTAGAAGAAGCGCCTCAGTTGCGGGAGTCTCAAGCTCGGCGATTTAGAGAGGAGAACACGACAGCGACAGATGATGAGTAA
- a CDS encoding SRPBCC family protein codes for MLTLTNETAALMQGEIVLNTRSHSAWGGAVTAKMYLPIALPSVWQQVTDYPRWVQYFPDVTRSEVRQVLAQKGIKRIYQAASKAFLIFTAQVDITLQVLETQNQRIQFFLESGSFSDFNADLQLQPYGEGTILTYSVQATPTIPVPSFLIEQAIRLDLPTNLRQMRSVLCAGR; via the coding sequence ATGCTGACGTTAACGAATGAAACTGCTGCTTTGATGCAAGGTGAGATCGTACTGAATACGCGATCGCATTCCGCTTGGGGTGGGGCGGTGACGGCGAAAATGTATTTACCGATCGCGCTGCCGTCGGTCTGGCAACAAGTGACCGATTACCCACGCTGGGTGCAATATTTTCCGGATGTGACTCGGAGCGAAGTTCGGCAAGTTTTGGCACAAAAAGGTATTAAACGCATTTATCAAGCGGCAAGTAAGGCGTTTCTGATTTTCACGGCGCAAGTTGATATCACCCTGCAAGTGTTAGAAACGCAGAATCAACGCATTCAATTTTTTCTAGAATCGGGCAGTTTTAGCGATTTCAATGCAGATTTGCAACTACAACCGTATGGAGAAGGAACGATTCTAACTTATTCAGTTCAGGCGACTCCGACGATTCCGGTTCCAAGCTTTTTGATTGAACAAGCGATTCGCCTTGATTTGCCTACGAATTTGCGCCAGATGCGATCGGTGCTGTGTGCAGGGCGATAA
- a CDS encoding NACHT domain-containing NTPase — protein sequence MARPSYGAATQSRSRILFTVLLDYANEELDVEECSIEALRSQIQTHWQSDRRLIVRTKVRFLETLTKLIDSPLTADQIKESLRRFEDFLDILEDNRPNRSGSEVWHFTLNFWHSRLDRDANLRAFDQAWEIKRSPQSKPETVNPWVQICRDSLEAQHYQRLTTNPLTITDGFSFDVHELYVPLEIVERQEEEEERVYSIAQFLDHLEAKQRIAIVGEPGAGKTTLLQQIATWLINQNALPIWISLADLQGETLEQYLLNTWLKQATRKISVASELQESFAEQFRTGKVWLLLDAIDEMAIEASVALTSIARQLRGWISDAHIVLTCRSNVWDNGKNSLESFTTYQNLSFREQTGEFIDRWFQKNPELGDRLRQELNKPERKRIRDAVRNPLRLALMCRSWSLTQGALPNTKSTLYQQFAETIYAWKQDYFPTTPAQRQQLNYALGQVALRALSQSKTRFRLPDSFVQQAFGSAIDLMPLALQLGWLNQVATLGGEKIYAFYHSSFQEYFAAQAIDDWRFFFEDFAIFQSQWREVIFLWLGRTDLAIAQKESFIQALIEFDDRCGGFYSHRAFFLAASGLSEFPQSQKLDEIVIQLIQYRFGNETLAPIREAARIAVLQTDRQSAIAELEKFVSSTPDLFVRWTAAYTLGKTLDQANSYAVKAMIETLNEIENTTLKLNICDQLEKINPGNQIAAETLNSILDSTDSETSQRKAAYILGKNNLNLGKAISTLERLIESTQNSTLKLQAAENLIVLDEMNAIALSVLTALPTRTQPTSTKPPKTLNVERTIATLEQRLTEATDPINQRRLAYRLATLSPGHQSAIDVLLSLLLQPLPSLHKRIVENLKDVLLEEQLPLVVDRLKEAADSIEIYKLLWYCSERMNYRSFAQAWNQRPPNR from the coding sequence ATGGCGCGTCCTAGCTACGGTGCTGCAACTCAATCTCGATCGCGAATTCTTTTCACCGTCTTGCTCGATTACGCTAACGAGGAATTGGACGTTGAAGAGTGTTCGATCGAGGCTTTGCGTTCTCAGATTCAAACGCATTGGCAAAGCGATCGACGTTTAATCGTTCGCACGAAAGTTCGCTTTCTAGAAACATTAACGAAACTGATTGATTCGCCGTTAACCGCTGATCAAATCAAAGAATCACTGAGACGATTCGAGGATTTTCTTGACATTCTCGAAGACAATCGCCCGAATCGGAGCGGTTCTGAAGTGTGGCATTTCACGCTTAATTTTTGGCATTCAAGACTCGATCGAGACGCAAATTTACGAGCGTTTGATCAAGCTTGGGAAATTAAGCGCTCGCCTCAATCTAAACCCGAAACGGTTAATCCTTGGGTACAGATTTGCCGAGATAGTTTAGAAGCACAACATTACCAACGTCTCACGACAAATCCGCTGACAATTACCGATGGTTTCTCATTCGATGTGCATGAATTGTATGTTCCATTAGAAATTGTAGAGCGACAAGAAGAGGAAGAAGAAAGAGTTTATTCGATCGCTCAATTTCTCGACCATTTAGAGGCAAAACAGCGAATTGCGATCGTCGGTGAACCCGGAGCCGGAAAAACTACGCTTCTACAACAAATTGCTACCTGGCTGATCAATCAAAATGCTTTACCAATTTGGATTTCTCTTGCTGATTTGCAGGGTGAAACACTCGAACAATACTTACTCAATACTTGGCTAAAACAAGCAACTCGAAAAATTAGTGTTGCTTCTGAATTACAAGAATCATTTGCAGAACAATTTCGTACGGGAAAAGTTTGGTTGTTGCTCGATGCGATCGATGAAATGGCGATCGAAGCCAGCGTCGCTTTAACCTCGATCGCTCGTCAACTCAGAGGTTGGATCTCTGATGCTCATATCGTATTAACTTGTCGATCAAACGTTTGGGATAACGGTAAAAATTCCTTAGAATCCTTCACAACCTATCAAAATCTAAGTTTTCGTGAACAGACTGGAGAATTTATCGATCGATGGTTTCAAAAGAATCCAGAATTAGGCGATCGTCTCCGTCAAGAACTGAACAAACCTGAACGAAAACGCATTCGAGACGCGGTGAGGAATCCTTTGAGACTTGCGTTAATGTGTCGATCGTGGTCACTCACTCAAGGCGCATTACCCAACACAAAATCAACTTTATATCAACAATTCGCAGAGACGATTTACGCTTGGAAGCAAGATTATTTTCCAACTACTCCGGCTCAGAGACAGCAACTCAATTACGCATTAGGACAAGTTGCACTACGCGCTTTGTCCCAATCTAAAACGCGCTTCCGTTTACCCGATTCGTTCGTTCAACAAGCATTTGGAAGCGCAATCGATCTGATGCCGTTAGCGCTTCAACTCGGTTGGCTCAATCAAGTTGCAACACTTGGTGGCGAAAAGATTTACGCTTTTTATCACTCCAGTTTTCAAGAATATTTTGCAGCACAAGCGATCGACGATTGGCGCTTCTTTTTCGAGGATTTTGCAATCTTCCAATCGCAGTGGCGCGAAGTGATTTTCCTGTGGCTGGGTCGAACTGATTTAGCGATCGCTCAAAAAGAATCTTTTATTCAAGCCTTAATTGAATTTGACGATCGCTGTGGTGGTTTTTATTCGCATCGAGCCTTTTTTCTAGCTGCATCCGGTTTGTCTGAATTTCCGCAAAGTCAGAAACTCGATGAAATTGTTATCCAGTTAATCCAATATCGATTTGGAAATGAAACACTAGCACCAATTCGAGAAGCTGCGAGAATTGCAGTGCTGCAAACCGATCGACAAAGCGCGATCGCAGAATTAGAAAAATTCGTTTCCTCAACTCCAGATTTATTCGTTCGTTGGACAGCCGCTTATACATTAGGTAAAACACTTGATCAGGCTAATTCGTATGCGGTGAAAGCCATGATCGAAACACTAAATGAAATTGAAAATACAACGCTGAAGTTGAATATTTGTGATCAGTTAGAAAAAATCAACCCAGGAAATCAAATTGCTGCTGAAACGCTTAATTCAATCTTAGATTCAACGGATTCAGAAACATCTCAGCGTAAAGCCGCATATATTTTAGGAAAAAACAATCTCAATTTAGGAAAAGCAATTTCAACGCTTGAGAGATTGATCGAATCAACGCAGAATTCAACACTAAAACTGCAAGCCGCAGAAAATCTAATTGTTTTGGACGAGATGAATGCGATCGCGCTTTCAGTTCTAACGGCTCTTCCAACTAGAACCCAGCCAACCAGCACAAAGCCACCGAAGACTTTGAATGTAGAACGCACGATCGCTACGCTAGAACAGCGATTAACAGAAGCAACCGATCCGATTAATCAGCGTCGTCTCGCGTATCGATTAGCAACACTCTCACCGGGACATCAAAGCGCGATCGATGTTCTCCTATCTCTGCTGCTGCAACCGTTGCCATCTCTGCACAAACGGATTGTTGAAAACTTGAAAGATGTCTTACTCGAAGAACAATTACCGCTAGTGGTGGATCGATTAAAAGAAGCTGCGGACTCGATCGAGATTTACAAATTGCTTTGGTACTGTTCGGAGCGGATGAATTATCGATCGTTCGCTCAAGCTTGGAATCAAAGACCTCCGAATCGTTAA